A region of Actinomycetota bacterium DNA encodes the following proteins:
- a CDS encoding PQQ-dependent sugar dehydrogenase → MGRHTRGARRRLIGSIAALGIVGALLTAPGSAGAAIGAQEIAGGLDIPVTFDVADDGTFLYGERFTGEIRWFDPTDDSDTLFVDVGTVGEEQEQGLINVALHPDYPATPYVYAFATRILPKQGGGTKIRNQLLRYTSVGGVAMGKPTVLFVSTPGPAHNGGRLHFGPDGKLYVFVGNHGIATAAQNRANPFGKVLRLNDDGTTPADNPFVGQAGIDARIYAYGMRNGIGLTTDPLTGKIWQTEAGPECNDEINRLLKGRNFGWGQNATCVTPPKAPRNTNQDGPNPVLPASFFKAVVTPTGIAFCDGCGLGAEAEGMLFAGSFNDRRIRMLEPNEMRRKIVSRTNILTNSGPVLAVEVGPDGTIYFSDENQILELTSV, encoded by the coding sequence ATGGGACGTCACACGCGAGGCGCTCGGCGCCGTTTGATCGGATCGATCGCCGCCCTGGGGATCGTCGGAGCTCTCTTGACGGCACCGGGGTCGGCCGGAGCGGCGATCGGCGCGCAGGAGATCGCCGGTGGCCTGGACATCCCGGTTACCTTCGACGTGGCCGACGACGGCACGTTCCTGTACGGGGAACGGTTCACGGGCGAGATCCGCTGGTTCGATCCCACCGACGACTCCGACACGCTCTTCGTGGACGTGGGCACCGTCGGGGAGGAGCAGGAGCAGGGTCTGATCAACGTGGCGCTGCACCCGGACTACCCGGCGACCCCGTACGTGTACGCCTTCGCGACGCGGATCCTTCCGAAACAGGGCGGCGGGACGAAGATCCGCAACCAGCTGCTCCGCTACACGTCGGTCGGTGGGGTCGCGATGGGCAAGCCCACGGTCCTGTTCGTCAGCACCCCCGGCCCGGCGCACAACGGCGGGCGCCTGCACTTCGGTCCCGACGGCAAGCTCTACGTTTTCGTCGGTAACCACGGGATCGCGACGGCCGCGCAGAACCGCGCCAACCCGTTCGGCAAGGTCCTGCGTCTCAACGATGACGGCACGACCCCCGCCGACAACCCGTTCGTCGGGCAGGCCGGGATCGACGCGCGGATCTACGCCTACGGCATGCGCAACGGGATCGGTCTGACCACCGACCCCCTCACCGGGAAGATCTGGCAGACAGAGGCGGGCCCTGAGTGCAACGACGAGATCAACCGGCTGCTCAAGGGCCGCAACTTCGGGTGGGGGCAGAACGCGACGTGCGTCACGCCGCCGAAGGCGCCTCGGAACACGAACCAGGATGGCCCGAACCCGGTGCTGCCCGCCTCGTTCTTCAAGGCGGTCGTCACCCCGACCGGCATCGCGTTCTGCGACGGGTGCGGTCTCGGCGCCGAGGCGGAGGGGATGCTCTTCGCGGGCTCGTTCAACGATCGACGGATCCGGATGCTCGAGCCGAACGAGATGCGCCGGAAGATCGTGTCGCGGACGAACATCCTGACGAACAGTGGTCCCGTGCTGGCGGTCGAGGTCGGGCCGGACGGAACGATCTACTTCAGCGACGAGAACCAGATCCTCGAGCTGACGAGCGTCTGA